From Mus musculus strain C57BL/6J chromosome 8, GRCm38.p6 C57BL/6J, a single genomic window includes:
- the Dusp26 gene encoding dual specificity protein phosphatase 26 — protein sequence MCPGNWLWASMTFMARFSRGSSRSPVRTRGSLEEMPSVHHPFLNVFELERLLYTGKTACNHADEVWPGLYLGDQDMANNRRELRRLGITHVLNASHNRWRGTPEAYEGLGIRYLGVEAHDSPAFDMSIHFQTAADFIHRALSQPGGKILVHCAVGVSRSATLVLAYLMLYHHFTLVEAIKKVKDHRGITPNRGFLRQLLALDRRLRQGLEA from the exons ATGTGCCCCGGTAACTGGCTCTGGGCCTCCATGACTTTTATGGCCCGCTTCTCTCGAGGCAGCTCAAGGTCCCCTGTCCGTACTCGAGGGAGCCTGGAGGAGATGCCCTCTGTTCACCATCCCTTCCTCAACGTCTTTGAGTTGGAAAGGCTCCTCTACACAGGCAAGACAGCCTGTAACCATGCTGACGAAGTCTGGCCGGGCCTCTACCTCGGAGACCA GGACATGGCCAACAACCGCCGTGAGCTTCGGCGCCTGGGCATCACCCACGTGCTCAACGCCTCACACAACAGGTGGCGAGGCACCCCCGAGGCCTATGAGGGACTGGGCATCCGCTACCTGGGTGTGGAGGCGCACGACTCTCCAGCCTTTGATATGAGCATCCACTTTCAGACGGCTGCGGACTTCATCCATCGGGCGCTGAGCCAGCCAGGAG GGAAGATCCTGGTGCACTGTGCGGTGGGAGTGAGCAGATccgctaccctggtgctggcctACCTCATGCTGTATCACCACTTCACCCTTGTGGAGGCCATCAAGAAAGTCAAGGACCACCGAGGCATCACCCCCAACCGGGGCTTCTTGAGGCAGCTCCTAGCCCTGGACCGTAGGCTGCGGCAGGGTCTAGAGGCATGA